In Pontibacillus yanchengensis, the following are encoded in one genomic region:
- a CDS encoding LCP family protein, with protein METNRMDKRKKKRKRTKILIGLFALLLALSAYVVYEYWAGKRSANSEMSIETQTGSADFNGEESPKGKTNVLLLGIDQRGDEVTRSDTIMIGQYDAETNKVKLVSLLRDTYVNIPGSGYQKLNAAFALGGPELMRKTIQENFGIHLKYYAVVDFNGFVNIVDTLAPNGVEIEVEKDMYYKDGAGTIDLKQGKQKLTGKELLGYARFRNDARGDYARVERQQKVMKALKDQTLSFTGITKLPRVIGTIQPYLETNMGAPAILGYSKNLIINPPEQIETLSIPTDVYHTDQYVNGIGAVISHNEEETRNKIQEFLRGE; from the coding sequence TTGGAAACAAATCGAATGGATAAACGAAAAAAGAAACGAAAACGAACAAAAATTCTTATAGGGTTATTTGCTCTTTTACTAGCACTGAGTGCATATGTGGTGTATGAATATTGGGCTGGAAAGCGTAGTGCTAATTCTGAAATGTCAATAGAAACGCAAACGGGGTCGGCCGATTTTAACGGTGAAGAATCACCTAAAGGTAAAACCAATGTCCTATTATTAGGTATTGATCAACGTGGGGATGAAGTGACAAGATCAGATACGATTATGATTGGTCAATATGATGCTGAAACGAACAAAGTGAAACTTGTATCCTTATTAAGAGATACATATGTGAATATACCGGGTTCAGGTTATCAAAAGTTAAATGCAGCATTTGCTTTGGGTGGACCAGAATTAATGAGAAAAACAATACAAGAGAATTTTGGTATCCATTTAAAGTATTACGCGGTTGTGGACTTTAATGGATTTGTGAATATTGTTGATACACTAGCTCCAAACGGGGTTGAAATAGAAGTGGAAAAGGATATGTACTATAAAGATGGCGCAGGTACAATTGATTTGAAACAAGGCAAGCAAAAATTAACTGGGAAAGAGCTTCTTGGGTATGCTCGTTTCCGGAATGATGCTAGGGGAGATTATGCACGAGTAGAAAGGCAACAGAAGGTTATGAAAGCTTTGAAAGATCAGACCCTTTCCTTTACTGGTATCACCAAACTCCCGAGAGTAATTGGAACCATTCAACCATATCTTGAAACAAATATGGGAGCTCCAGCCATTTTAGGATATAGTAAAAATCTCATCATTAATCCTCCGGAGCAAATAGAAACCCTCTCTATTCCTACAGACGTATATCATACGGATCAGTATGTCAATGGAATAGGAGCGGTTATTTCGCATAATGAGGAAGAAACAAGAAATAAAATTCAAGAATTCCTACGTGGAGAATAA